In Nocardia sputorum, a single genomic region encodes these proteins:
- a CDS encoding ABC transporter ATP-binding protein produces MVVNYGRIQALHGISLTVAEGELVTLLGANGAGKTTTMRAMSGLLPLTRGRIMFEGRDITRMKAHERVTHGLIQAPEGRGVFPGMTVQENLDMGCYGRGFRQKAEYERTLEWVFELFPRLLERRKQVGGTLSGGEQQMLAIARALMARPRLLLLDEPSMGLAPMVIQQIFRIIGEINRQGTTVLLVEQNAQQALARSDRAYIMETGEVTKTGRGAELLTDPAVKSAYLGVG; encoded by the coding sequence ATGGTCGTCAATTACGGCAGAATCCAGGCGTTGCACGGGATCTCGCTGACCGTCGCCGAGGGCGAGCTGGTCACCCTGCTCGGCGCCAACGGCGCGGGCAAGACGACCACGATGCGTGCGATGTCCGGACTGCTGCCGCTGACCCGGGGCCGGATCATGTTCGAGGGCCGCGACATCACCCGGATGAAGGCGCACGAGCGGGTGACGCACGGGCTGATCCAGGCGCCGGAGGGCCGGGGCGTGTTCCCCGGCATGACGGTGCAGGAGAACCTCGACATGGGTTGCTACGGACGGGGTTTCCGGCAGAAGGCCGAGTACGAACGGACGCTGGAGTGGGTCTTCGAGCTCTTCCCCCGGTTGCTGGAGCGGCGCAAGCAGGTCGGCGGCACGCTGTCCGGTGGTGAGCAGCAGATGCTCGCCATCGCCCGCGCTCTGATGGCGCGGCCGCGGCTGCTGCTGCTCGACGAGCCGTCGATGGGGTTGGCGCCCATGGTGATCCAGCAGATCTTCCGGATCATCGGCGAGATCAACCGGCAGGGCACCACGGTGCTGCTGGTGGAGCAGAACGCCCAGCAGGCGCTGGCTCGCAGCGACCGCGCCTACATCATGGAAACCGGGGAGGTCACCAAAACCGGTCGCGGCGCGGAATTGCTCACCGATCCCGCGGTGAAGTCGGCGTATCTCGGCGTGGGTTAG
- a CDS encoding branched-chain amino acid ABC transporter permease translates to MTDTTKTASAPDTARRGLGDAIRTWWDGLSRPAQWGVGVPILLLLALLPLFPPPLLNTPSYNFGLVMAQVAMYALLAIGLNVVVGQAGLLDLGYVGFYAVGAYTVGLLTSPNSPWNQTDGGWLDPKWAWLACLPIAVAVTAVSGLILGSPTLRLRGDYLAIVTLGFGEIVRLLAENLTEITNGSLGLSGVAYPHVGESASKPEGVFSGGNSGDPDSVNLLDRASYGTYWYWFGMALVVVVLLVVGNLERSRVGRAWVAIREDEDAAEIMGVPTFKFKLWAFMIGAAVGGMSGAIYAGQVQFINPTGFNIINSMLFLCAVVIGGQGNKLGVIFGAFVIAYLPARLQSVKLVSDESTGYVLLAIDVAVFVALIVVWRLWAARLGVWPRRGVITGMVVTGVLALLLLGSVLLFRKGGAQSLGDLKYLYFGIALVVMMILRPQGLFPVRQKLLTYGRQVYQAVRRPAAAEPIGAGR, encoded by the coding sequence ATGACCGACACGACCAAGACGGCGTCCGCGCCGGACACCGCGCGCCGCGGCCTCGGCGACGCGATCCGCACGTGGTGGGATGGTCTGAGCAGGCCCGCGCAGTGGGGCGTCGGCGTCCCGATCCTCCTGCTGCTCGCGCTGCTTCCGCTGTTCCCGCCGCCGCTGCTGAACACTCCTTCCTACAACTTCGGCCTGGTGATGGCGCAGGTGGCGATGTACGCGCTGCTGGCCATCGGCCTCAACGTGGTGGTCGGCCAGGCGGGCCTGCTCGACCTCGGCTACGTCGGTTTCTACGCCGTCGGCGCCTACACCGTCGGCCTGCTCACCAGCCCCAACAGCCCGTGGAACCAGACCGACGGCGGCTGGCTGGATCCGAAGTGGGCCTGGCTGGCCTGCCTGCCGATCGCGGTCGCGGTGACCGCGGTGTCGGGCCTGATCCTCGGGTCGCCGACGCTGCGTCTGCGCGGCGACTACCTGGCGATCGTGACGCTCGGTTTCGGTGAGATCGTCCGGCTGCTCGCCGAGAACCTCACCGAGATCACCAACGGCAGCCTCGGCCTGTCGGGTGTCGCCTACCCGCACGTCGGCGAATCCGCGAGCAAACCGGAGGGCGTGTTCTCCGGTGGCAACAGCGGTGACCCGGACAGCGTCAACCTGCTCGACCGCGCCAGCTACGGCACCTACTGGTACTGGTTCGGCATGGCGCTGGTGGTCGTCGTGCTGCTGGTGGTCGGGAATCTGGAGCGCAGCCGGGTCGGCCGCGCCTGGGTGGCCATCCGCGAGGACGAGGACGCGGCCGAGATCATGGGCGTGCCGACGTTCAAGTTCAAGCTGTGGGCGTTCATGATCGGCGCCGCGGTGGGCGGCATGTCCGGCGCGATCTACGCCGGGCAGGTGCAGTTCATCAATCCCACCGGCTTCAACATCATCAACTCGATGCTGTTCCTGTGTGCGGTGGTCATCGGCGGGCAGGGCAACAAACTCGGCGTCATCTTCGGCGCGTTCGTCATCGCCTATCTGCCCGCCCGGCTGCAGTCGGTGAAGCTGGTCAGCGACGAGTCGACCGGCTACGTCCTGCTGGCGATCGACGTGGCGGTGTTCGTCGCGCTGATCGTCGTCTGGCGGCTGTGGGCCGCCCGGCTGGGGGTGTGGCCGCGCCGCGGAGTGATCACCGGCATGGTGGTGACCGGCGTGCTGGCGCTGTTGCTGCTCGGCAGCGTGCTGCTGTTCCGCAAGGGCGGCGCGCAGTCGCTGGGCGACCTCAAATATCTGTATTTCGGTATCGCGTTGGTGGTGATGATGATTCTGCGTCCGCAGGGTCTGTTCCCGGTGCGGCAGAAGCTGCTCACCTACGGCAGGCAGGTGTATCAGGCCGTGCGCAGACCGGCCGCGGCCGAGCCGATCGGAGCGGGCCGATGA
- a CDS encoding branched-chain amino acid ABC transporter permease translates to MKQTALAGGIQLAAGSIDFNYEGLIDSFWRLTVDGVTYGAIYALVAVGYTLVYGVLRLINFAHSEIFMLGLFGQLIGLMIFGFVASPDVYTQGVVLTVVYLGLAMIVGMAVSGGAAVGLERVAYRPLRKRGAKPLAFLITAIGMSFVLQELVHFVLPKIRPDLGGTNAQQAIRLVEPTVQFSFGGADVTNIMLLIVIAAVALAIVTELLINRTKFGRGIRAVAQDPDTATLMGVSRERVIMLTFLIGGVLAGAAAMLYTLKIPNGIIYSGGFILGIKAFSAAVLGGIGNLRGALLGGLVLGVVEQYGQILFGTEWRDVVAFVVLVLVLMVRPTGILGESLGRARA, encoded by the coding sequence ATGAAACAAACGGCATTGGCCGGTGGCATACAACTCGCGGCCGGTTCGATCGACTTCAACTACGAGGGGCTGATCGATAGTTTCTGGCGACTGACCGTGGACGGCGTGACCTACGGCGCCATCTATGCCTTGGTCGCCGTGGGCTACACCTTGGTGTACGGCGTATTGCGGCTGATCAATTTCGCCCATTCGGAAATTTTCATGCTCGGGTTGTTCGGGCAATTGATCGGCTTGATGATCTTCGGATTCGTCGCCAGTCCCGATGTCTACACCCAAGGCGTAGTGCTCACCGTCGTCTATCTGGGTTTGGCGATGATCGTGGGCATGGCGGTATCCGGCGGCGCGGCCGTCGGCTTGGAGCGGGTGGCCTATCGACCGCTGCGCAAGCGGGGCGCCAAACCGCTGGCCTTCCTGATCACCGCGATCGGCATGTCGTTCGTGCTCCAGGAGTTGGTGCACTTCGTGCTGCCGAAGATCCGCCCCGACCTCGGCGGCACCAACGCCCAGCAGGCCATCCGGCTCGTCGAGCCCACCGTGCAGTTCAGTTTCGGCGGCGCGGACGTCACCAACATCATGCTGCTCATCGTGATCGCGGCGGTGGCGCTGGCGATCGTCACCGAATTGCTGATCAATCGGACGAAGTTCGGGCGCGGCATCCGCGCCGTGGCGCAGGATCCCGATACCGCGACGCTGATGGGCGTCTCGCGGGAACGGGTCATCATGCTGACCTTCCTGATCGGCGGTGTGCTCGCAGGCGCGGCGGCGATGCTGTACACGCTGAAGATCCCGAACGGGATCATCTACTCCGGCGGTTTCATCCTCGGTATCAAGGCGTTCAGCGCCGCGGTGCTCGGCGGCATCGGCAACCTGCGCGGCGCGCTGCTGGGCGGGCTGGTGCTCGGCGTGGTGGAGCAGTACGGCCAGATCCTGTTCGGCACCGAGTGGCGTGACGTGGTCGCGTTCGTGGTGCTGGTCCTGGTGCTGATGGTGCGCCCGACCGGCATCCTCGGCGAGAGTCTCGGAAGGGCGCGGGCATGA
- a CDS encoding branched-chain amino acid ABC transporter substrate-binding protein → MRAVLAVGAAAALVLTGCSDKSTSSGSDSSGTNGAGGLSIQPLLQVDQQGKEVPKADAAAAADPAGDGKATCAPGTAVAMAGALTGPDAALGINIVNGVKLALDKHNKANPGCKIELKQFDTEGDPQKATQVIPQIVNDRSIIGLVGPAFSGETKATGKILSDAGLVSVTSSATNATLTQNGWTTFFRGLANDDVQGPSVAKYLVNSAGYKKVCVIQDNTDYGTGLAKSITEGLGAAADPACAASIKKGDKDFSATVTKVAAANPDAIFYSGYYSEAAPLAQQLKSGGVKAVFVSADGTNDPQFVSQAGSAAKGAKLSCPCGPAPEKFAKDYEALNGQAPGVYSVEAYDLTTILAKGIDGGKVTRPDLLDYVRTYDGAGLARQYKWNPNGELSNALIWVYEVK, encoded by the coding sequence ATGCGAGCGGTTCTGGCCGTCGGCGCCGCCGCCGCGCTGGTGCTGACCGGTTGTAGCGACAAATCCACCAGCAGCGGTTCGGATTCCTCGGGTACCAACGGGGCCGGTGGGCTGTCCATCCAGCCGCTCCTGCAAGTCGACCAGCAGGGCAAGGAAGTGCCGAAGGCCGACGCGGCCGCGGCGGCCGATCCCGCGGGCGACGGCAAGGCGACCTGCGCACCGGGCACGGCGGTCGCGATGGCGGGTGCGCTGACCGGCCCCGACGCCGCGCTCGGCATCAACATCGTCAACGGCGTCAAGCTCGCCCTCGACAAGCACAACAAAGCCAACCCCGGGTGCAAGATCGAACTCAAGCAGTTCGACACCGAGGGTGATCCGCAGAAGGCCACCCAGGTGATCCCGCAGATCGTCAACGATCGTTCGATCATCGGCCTGGTGGGTCCCGCCTTCTCCGGGGAGACGAAGGCAACCGGCAAGATCCTCAGCGACGCGGGCCTCGTCTCGGTGACCTCCTCGGCGACCAACGCGACGCTGACCCAGAACGGCTGGACCACCTTCTTCCGCGGTCTGGCCAACGACGACGTGCAGGGCCCCTCGGTGGCGAAGTACCTGGTCAACAGCGCGGGCTACAAGAAGGTCTGCGTCATCCAGGACAACACCGATTACGGCACCGGGCTGGCGAAGTCGATCACGGAGGGGCTGGGCGCCGCCGCCGACCCGGCGTGCGCCGCCAGCATCAAGAAGGGCGACAAGGATTTCTCCGCGACGGTCACCAAGGTGGCGGCCGCGAATCCGGACGCCATCTTCTACTCCGGTTACTACTCCGAGGCCGCGCCGCTGGCCCAGCAGTTGAAGTCCGGTGGCGTCAAGGCGGTCTTCGTCTCCGCCGACGGCACCAACGACCCGCAGTTCGTCTCCCAGGCGGGCAGCGCGGCCAAGGGAGCGAAGCTGTCCTGCCCGTGCGGTCCCGCGCCGGAGAAGTTCGCCAAGGACTACGAGGCGCTCAACGGCCAAGCGCCCGGCGTCTACTCGGTCGAGGCCTACGACCTCACCACGATCCTGGCCAAGGGGATCGACGGCGGCAAGGTGACCCGCCCCGACCTGCTCGACTATGTGCGGACGTACGACGGTGCCGGCCTCGCGCGTCAGTACAAGTGGAACCCGAACGGTGAGCTGTCGAACGCGCTGATCTGGGTGTACGAGGTCAAGTAG
- a CDS encoding ANTAR domain-containing response regulator, with amino-acid sequence MSTAAGGAGTKREAGAKRVVVAEDEALIRMDLVEMLTEEGYQVVGEAGDGQQAVDLAVEHRPDLVIMDVKMPRRDGIDAAAEIASKRVAPVVILTAFSQRDLVERARDAGAMAYLVKPFTKSDLVPAIELAASRFHEITALESEVANLAERLETRKLVERAKGVLMQTQGLSEPQAFKWIQRTAMDRRTTMKAVAEVVLENLTPK; translated from the coding sequence ATGAGCACAGCAGCTGGGGGCGCCGGCACCAAGCGGGAAGCCGGGGCGAAGCGGGTCGTCGTCGCCGAAGACGAAGCGCTCATCCGCATGGATCTGGTCGAGATGCTGACCGAAGAGGGCTATCAGGTGGTCGGTGAGGCGGGCGACGGCCAGCAGGCGGTGGATCTGGCCGTCGAGCACCGGCCGGACCTGGTCATCATGGACGTGAAGATGCCGCGCCGCGACGGCATCGACGCGGCGGCGGAGATCGCCTCCAAACGCGTTGCCCCCGTGGTGATCCTGACCGCTTTCAGCCAGCGCGATCTGGTGGAGCGGGCACGCGACGCGGGTGCGATGGCCTACCTGGTGAAGCCGTTCACGAAATCGGATCTGGTGCCCGCCATCGAATTGGCGGCCAGCCGCTTCCACGAGATCACAGCGTTGGAGAGCGAGGTCGCGAATCTCGCCGAGCGCTTGGAGACGCGCAAGCTGGTCGAGCGGGCCAAGGGTGTGCTGATGCAGACACAGGGCCTTTCGGAGCCGCAGGCGTTCAAGTGGATTCAACGCACCGCAATGGATCGCCGCACGACCATGAAGGCGGTCGCCGAGGTGGTGCTGGAGAACCTGACGCCGAAGTGA